A single region of the Podospora pseudopauciseta strain CBS 411.78 chromosome 1, whole genome shotgun sequence genome encodes:
- a CDS encoding hypothetical protein (EggNog:ENOG503P0FV), which yields MSPPAFTLTSHRKRRAHPFEDPPSEPVLQDWTYSSAEPPALFHLNTKLDQYTPQDFSNIYVELPLEDVWCHPPLRESAASYLNVSVNQVENWFDSSNWHNPHKRQRLSTPNLLMAPNSGDLIGQGDHEKSPLSGDGWPGWTSQRLAQCFSSLCSPCDPAPSYRPLPQTPVYEYGPAMAPVPGPSMAPVSPQERTLTISPSNQASVLARDDSAAMARYYPPLQPTRVVGMPPSTTREEMVYPVAPSGLGDGLHHGPNYTAPGSHCLMGSTIKSEALSVMYGGGVVTTQYGASIGELAGLQDLYGLGLKDDTDRPDGPNFDTYPAHRNVPARRGAFKDQELRAKTAQTRKMGSCIRCKMQRIRCNLDPENENGPCIACRKVNVSTRIYRLNCLRLKIVDCKLYKPGQVPGHEWTSRWKDSVLDDIEVWAPGEQRTIRVTEGYTSMFVELRVREFVPQPGDKLERTWVDKNGVKQRREIPPFAIVDLEDAKNSYSRYIKRGLENCCMRLLGARDKLLHRTYFFAISRARDDRDHSLTESERGLLGLTLDLWMTARLTTKTLEIIGNERLGMPLDLINDPTNDMHRKTPVPPVLGAQIDSFLIHQIQSHLRRKTLEELQKMTQEKKQKTWLTTYLVTFILLHNIGLVTKHDANYARKHGMKVGDPAVCKSWVPGTDKM from the exons ATGTCGCCGCCTGCTTTCACCTTGACCTCACATAG AAAACGGAGGGCTCATCCCTTCGAGGATCCCCCTTCAGAGCCAGTGCTCCAGGATTGGACTTATTCCTCAGCGGAGCCACCTGCTCTATtccacctcaacaccaagcttGATCAGTACACGCCGCAAGACTTCTCCAACATATACGTTGAGCTTCCGCTGGAGGACGTGTGGTGTCATCCCCCGCTACGCGAGAGCGCCGCTTCCTATCTCAATGTGTCTGTGAACCAGGTCGAGAACTGGTTCGACTCGAGCAACTGGCACAACCCGCACAAGAGACAGCGTCTCAGCACACCAAATCTCCTGATGGCGCCCAATTCTGGAGATCTTATCGGCCAGGGTGACCACGAGAAGTCACCTCTCTCGGGCGACGGCTGGCCTGGATGGACCAGCCAGAGGCTGGCGCAATGTTTTTCGAGCCTTTGCTCCCCATGTGACCCCGCACCAA GCTATCGGCCGCTTCCTCAGACACCAGTCTATGAATATGGCCCAGCCATGGCGCCCGTCCCTGGGCCCAGTATGGCTCCCGTTTCACCGCAGGAGCGCACCCTGACGATTTCGCCCTCAAATCAAGCAAGTGTTCTCGCTCGTGATGATTCGGCAGCCATGGCTCGATATTACCCGCCTCTGCAGCCGACACGCGTAGTAGGCATGCCGCCATCCACAAcaagggaggagatggtctATCCGGTTGCGCCATCGGGGCTTGGAGATGGTCTTCATCACGGACCTAATTACACAGCTCCAGGATCGCACTGCCTTATGGGCTCCACCATCAAGTCCGAAGCTCTTTCGGTCATGTacggtgggggggttgtcaCCACACAATATGGCGCTTCAATTGGAGAACTAGCTGGTCTTCAGGACCTCTACGGCCTGGGTCTCAAGGATGACACTGATAGGCCAGATGGCCCAAACTTTGACACGTATCCTGCGCATAGAAACGTCCCGGCAAGACGAGGTGCATTCAAGGATCAAGAGCTGAGAGCCAAGACCGCGCAGACCAGGAAGATGGGCAGCTGTATTCGATGCAAGATGCAGCGCATCCGT TGCAATCTGGACCCTGAAAACGAGAATGGTCCGTGCATCGCCTGCAGAAAGGTCAACGTCAGCACCAGAATTTACCGGCTCAACTGCTTGCGGTTGAAGATTGTCGACTGCAAACTCTACAAGCCGGGCCAGGTTCCTGGTCATGAGTGGACCAGCCGCTGGAAGGACAGCGTGCTCGATGATATCGAGGTCTGGGCTCCTGGAGAGCAGAGGACGATTCGTGTGACGGAAGGATACACAAGTATGTTTGTGGAGCTGCGCGTCAGGGAGTTTGTCCCTCAGCCAGGAGACAAGTTGGAGAGAACCTGGGTGGACAAGAACGGCGTGAAGCAGAGGCGAGAAATCCCGCCGTTCGCCATTGTCGATCTCGAGGATGCGAAAAACTCTTACAGCCGCTACATCAAGCGCGGTCTGGAGAACTGCTGCATGCGCCTGCTGGGTGCTCGGGACAAACTGCTTCACAGAACATACTTTTTCGCCATCAGCAGAGCCAGGGATGACCGAGACCATTCCTTGACGGAATCAGAACGGGGTCTCTTGGGACTCACTCTTGACCTTTGGATGACGGCACGGCTCACCACGAAGACGCTCGAGATTATCGGGAACGAGAGGCTTGGCATGCCCCTGGACTTGATCAACGATCCGACCAATGACATGCACCGGAAGACACCTGTTCCACCTGTGCTCGGGGCTCAGATCGATTCGTTCTTGATACACCAAATTCAGTCACACCTCCGCCGAAAGACTCTTGAAGAGCTTCAAAAGATGacgcaggagaagaagcaaaagacaTGGCTGACTACCTACCTTGTGACTTTTATTTTACTGCACAACATCGGTCTTGTTACGAAGCATGATGCAAATTATGCCAGGAAGCATGGGATGAAGGTTGGTGACCCCGCTGTCTGCAAGTCATGGGTTCCTGGAACTGACAAGATGTGA
- a CDS encoding hypothetical protein (EggNog:ENOG503P0FV), which translates to MGNTDGALGANTLLAYFHYCNKGIYPFSAECRDADLRSLAELDDDAIELVHYTRKYVAEHKAQWESMWKNEGDWKDQGLKKYEHEYYYVSQLFEPNWQPRNMP; encoded by the exons ATGGGCAACACTGACGGCGCGTTAGGAGCCAACACCCTGCTTGCCTACTTCCACTACTGCAATAAGGGCATCTACCCTTTCTCTGCTGAGTGCAGGGATGCCGACCTTCGAAGTCTGGCAGAACTTGATGACGATGCCATTGAGCTCGTTCACTACACCAGAAAGTACGTCGCGGAGCATA AAGCGCAATGGGAAAGCATGTGGAAGAACGAAGGCGATTGGAAGGATCAGGGCCTCAAGAAGTACGAGCATGAGTACTATTATGTGAGCCAATTGTTCGAACCGAACTGGCAGCCACGCAACATGCCCTAA
- a CDS encoding hypothetical protein (EggNog:ENOG503P06G) produces MSDLEHIPPRFHSFHSVVLSVSFCIRPSFSASCEDHLWPAMELNSTTIHDAIHPTAAFAQNRSALELALPTGNDTGQASWLESQLNPKNRVDSLDPLPNPLWRIDGCTAIGTQYYALPLHVGEVPPMRLDVFLPMETTRDPVLRDVLDLDAAFHTKDSTRLNRLGVTRHILRALQKWSLEGEGTAEHIAALYKDQPFGTRIILELGFSLESVKITIATTWHVEKQLIRPKALVETLGLPQEVIPEIIDISNLSIVQQLHDSVCLVRIHHHDEPEDGQKLWIFKALTSNTKYLVCELRNLLLMEPYPHVVSKPKYLVTKYCRFGGKTAVVGFIIPFYAAGSLRDTIPLLHIHGLLKPEMQIMWARQLAVAVLHVRERGRIYYPDLRLDNVVLTAGGDLVMVDFEQRGVWCEFAAPEVNAIAYVHTLAVDEGAEEEGLEQEQGDDSRLLYNQFIPGEERPNRWAEFLNRILPGWQVLEQDEMYMPLPHGYKSYNIPWLALDEAEQEAAEAYMLGRVLWCIFEGQCAPQHAAVWQSYKREPDYEFPEYRHTPLPIRDLIDGCTKGRRETLSKLVTRVGSKMVLRRKDGLVDVNCTPLEVLDAARDWWRVEVEVAERFLTMREELKRRGEWKGNWYGRLRLREIVQRLEEYEREVGVKEVDREVLAELLKRCK; encoded by the coding sequence ATGTCCGACCTGGAACATATTCCTCCCCGGTTCCATTCGTTTCATTCTGTGGTTCTCTCTGTAAGCTTTTGCATCAGGCCATCCTTCTCTGCGTCGTGTGAAGACCACCTTTGGCCCGCCATGGAGCTCAACTCCACCACAATCCACGATGCCATCCACCCGACCGCCGCCTTTGCCCAGAACCGGTCAGCGCTCGAGCTTGCTTTGCCCACCGGCAATGACACTGGACAAGCCTCTTGGCTCGAATCCCAGCTGAATCCCAAGAACCGGGTTGACAGCCTtgacccccttcccaacccacTCTGGAGGATCGACGGCTGTACCGCCATAGGCACGCAGTACTATGCCCTACCCTTGCACGTGGGCGAGGTCCCACCCATGCGTCTCGATGTGTTCCTCCCCATGGAAACCACACGGGACCCTGTCCTTCGGGACGTCCTAGACTTGGATGCCGCCTTCCACACCAAAGACTCGACGAGACTGAACCGTCTCGGGGTCACCAGACACATTCTCAGAGCTTTGCAGAAGTGGTCATTGGAGGGTGAAGGGACGGCAGAACACATTGCTGCATTGTACAAGGACCAGCCTTTTGGTACACGCATCATTCTCGAACTTGGCTTCAGCCTTGAGAGCGTCAAGATCACCATCGCCACAACCTGGCACGTGGAGAAGCAACTCATCAGGCCAAAGGCGCTGGTTGAGACTTTGGGACTGCCCCAGGAGGTCATTCCGGAAATCATCGACATTTCGAATCTGAGCATTGTCCAGCAGCTGCACGACAGTGTCTGCCTGGTGCgcattcatcatcatgatgaACCAGAAGATGGCCAGAAGCTGTGGATCTTCAAGgccctcaccagcaacaccaagtATCTGGTTTGCGAGCTGCGCAACCTTTTGCTCATGGAGCCTTATCCGCATGTTGTTTCGAAGCCAAAGTACCTAGTCACCAAGTACTGCCGCTTTGGGGGAAAGACGGCCGTGGTGGGTTTCATCATTCCGTTTTACGCGGCTGGCAGCCTCCGGGACACGATTCCTCTGCTTCACATCCATGGGCTTCTCAAGCCGGAGATGCAAATAATGTGGGCTAGGCAGCTTGCCGTTGCCGTCTTGCACGTCCGCGAACGTGGCAGGATTTACTATCCCGACCTCAGGCTTGATAATGTCGTTCTCACGGCGGGGGGGGACTTGGTCATGGTGGACTTTGAGCAGCGGGGTGTGTGGTGCGAGTTTGCTGCGCCTGAGGTGAATGCGATTGCTTATGTGCATACGTTGGCTGTGGACgagggagcggaggaggaagggttAGAGCAAGAGCAGGGGGACGACAGCAGGCTTCTGTACAACCAGTTTATTCCTGGTGAGGAGAGGCCCAACCGGTGGGCCGAGTTTCTCAACCGGATCCTCCCCGGCTGGCAGGTTTTGGAGCAGGATGAAATGTACATGCCGCTTCCCCATGGGTATAAGAGCTATAATATCCCCTGGCTGGCGCTTGATGAGGCGGAACAGGAGGCGGCTGAGGCGTACATGCTCGGGCGCGTCTTGTGGTGTATTTTTGAGGGGCAGTGTGCACCGCAGCACGCTGCCGTTTGGCAGTCTTACAAGCGGGAGCCCGACTATGAGTTTCCTGAGTATCGGCACACTCCCCTTCCGATTAGGGATCTCATTGATGGGTGCACCAAGGGCAGGAGAGAGACTTTGTCGAAGCTTGTCACTCGGGTGGGAAGCAAGATGGTGCTTCGTCGGAAGGATGGTCTGGTGGATGTGAATTGCACACCGCTCGAGGTGCTTGATGCGGCGAGGGATtggtggagggtggaagTGGAGGTGGCGGAAAGGTTTTTGACCATGCGGGAGGAGTTgaaaaggaggggggagtggaaGGGGAACTGGTATGGGAggctgaggttgagggagattgtgcagaggttggaggagtatgagagggaggttggggtgaaggaggttgatagggaggttttggcggagttgttgaagaggtgtaagtga
- a CDS encoding hypothetical protein (COG:E; EggNog:ENOG503NY61) produces MSALVSGPISRAAVAPITDVNVNLVAAPALPSGFPSHLDSELAWTPASLAVAADFILRLNEDDITEVNAAVAHFKTLDQDGDLVEPTNFPLPTLGPKLEKLSREVHNGKGFSVIRGLKPASYPVEDLSLVYLGLSSYIAEQRGRQDKRGNMLVHIVADNSTKLAAEHHRHSNKSITFHHEEAGDVISWLTRSTAAAGGKCIISSAYTVYNVLAATRPDIIRTLARSDWPFALPRFQCRPVIFYQDNRLIMNFGRAALLGNEAHPRSKNLPSLTSSQMEALDAIESIARATEMEIQTQAGDIHFINNLAILHRREGFADGPTEKRHLVRMRLRSSREGWTIPTALEHEWERAFKEQGTKNWHLDPMPDFYFPLRSQPN; encoded by the exons ATGTCTGCTCTTGTATCCGGACCCATCTCCCGGGCGGCTGTTGCCCCAATCACCGACGTCAATGTCAACCTTGTTGCTGCCCCAGCACTGCCGTCCGGCTTTCCGTCTCACCTCGACAGCGAGCTGGCCTGGACTCCCGCCTCCCTGGCGGTGGCCGCTGACTTTATTCTTCGTCTGAACGAGGATGACATCACGGAGGTGAATGCGGCTGTTGCTCACTTCAAGA CCCTTGACCAGGATGGAGATCTCGTTGAGCCTACCAACTTCCCTCTCCCTACCCTTGGGCCGAAGCTTGAGAAGCTCAGCCGCGAGGTTCACAACGGGAAGGGGTTCTCTGTCATCCGCGGCCTCAAGCCTGCATCCTATCCTGTTGAGGATCTCAGCCTGGTTTACCTTGGCCTTTCATCGTACATTGCCGAACAGCGCGGTCGCCAGGACAAGCGTGGCAACATGCTGG TCCACATCGTCGCTGACAACAGCACCAAGTTGGCCGCCGAGCACCACAGACACTCGAACAAGTCGATT ACTTTCCACCATGAGGAGGCTGGAGATGTCATCAGCTGGTTGACTCGCagcactgctgctgccggcggAAAGTGTATTATTTCCTCGGCCTACACCGTTTACAACGTTCTTGCGGCCACTCGCCCGGATATCATCCGTACCTTGGCTCGCTCTGATTGGCCATTTGCGCT TCCTCGCTTCCAGTGCCGTCCTGTCATTTTCTACCAGGATAACAGGTTGATTATGAACTTTGGCCGTGCTGCTCTCCTCGGCAATGAGGCTCATCCCCGGTCCAAGAACCTCCCATCCCTGACCAGCAGTCAAATGGAGGCTTTGGATGCGATTGAGTCCATTGCTCGGGCTACGGAGATGGAGATTCAAACTCAGGCCGGCGACATTCatttcatcaacaacctggccatcctccaccgtcgTGAGGGCTTTGCTGACGGTCCCACGGAGAAGCGCCACCTCGTCCGCATGCGTCTTCGCAGCTCCCGAGAGGGCTGGACCATTCCCACCGCTTTGGAGCATGAGTGGGAGCGTGCCTTCAAGGAGCAGGGCACCAAGAACTGGCACCTGGACCCCATGCCCGATTTCTACTTTCCTCTTCGTTCTCAACCTAACTAG